In the Brienomyrus brachyistius isolate T26 chromosome 20, BBRACH_0.4, whole genome shotgun sequence genome, one interval contains:
- the LOC125715371 gene encoding zinc finger protein 431-like isoform X4, giving the protein MNQKPSQLSVGEVKVEEQEYLISEGEGTTTESLHKNMKGAAVQDVTEEELTGSLPLNTDGRRRSKRIVKPANPARRADESPQIFARSQGPFSNTAEIDRHRHIKRSHPNEYVKKLRAGSVITTRHSTTTAGPSVAKSNTDTLSTLGEAGTDTLTARQGSQGEKTFSKKSGCKKHQQIHTGEKSYQCSQCGNSFSQLGNLNRHLRIHTGERPYQCSQCGKSFIRSANLKEHQRTHTGERPYQCSQCGKSFSRLGHLKKHQKTHKKERPYQCSQCGNSFNRLANLKRHQWIHRGEKPYQCSQCGNSFNRLANLKRHQWIHTGERPYQCSQCGNSFSRLGTLERHKWIHRGEKPYQCSQCGKNFIRSAQLKIHQRTHTRERLYKCSHCGKSFGRLGHLKQHQQTHTGEKPYQCSQCGKSFSRLGHLKQHQPTHTGKKPYQCSQCGMSYTRSETLKKHQQIHTRERPYQCSQCGKSFTRLAYLKEHKQTHTGERPHQCSQCGMSFLRSGTLKKHQQIHTGERPYQCSECGKSYTRLAYLKEHKQIHTGERPHQCSQCGMSFLRSGTLKKHQQIHTGERPYQCSQCGMSFSLLGTLKRHQWIHKGEKPYQCSQCGKSFIRSAQLKIHQRTHTGERLYQCSQHGMSFSRTKDLKTHQQTHTGERPYQCSRCGNSFSHFESLNKHQCIHAGKRPYHCSHCGKSFRLLGTLKRHQQIHTGERPYQCTQCGKRFLRSGALKKHQLIHTGERPYQCSQCGRSFRLLGTLNMHQRTHTGQRPYKCSQCGKSFSRLGHLKEHQQIHTGERPYKCSQCGKSFSRLGHLKGHQQIHTGERPYKCSQCGKSFFRSGALKKHQLIHTGERPYQCSECGKSFRLLGNLKMHQRTHTGQRPYQCSQCGKSFSRLGHVQRHQRTHTVDSLSQ; this is encoded by the exons AACATGAAGGGCGCAGCAGTTCAGGATGTGACTGAGGAGGAGCTGACTGGTTCTCTTCCATTAAACACTGATGGGAGAAGGAGAAGCAAACGGATTGTGAAACCTGCAAACCCAG CAAGGAGAGCAGATGAATCCCCCCAAATCTTTGCTCGTTCTCAGGGTCCATTCTCCAACACAGCAGAAATTGACCGGCACCGGCATATCAAAAGATCTCACCCCAATGAGTATGTCAAAAAACTGAGGGCTGGAAGTGTCATCACAACCCGGCATTCCACAACTACTGCTGGCCCCAGTGTCGCCAAGTCCAATACAGATACACTCAGTACCCTGGGAGAAGCCGGTACAGACACACTGACAGCTCGGCAGGGTTCCCAGGGTGAGAAGACTTTCAGTAAAAAAAGTGGTTGTAAAAAACATCAGcagattcacacaggagagaagtCCTatcagtgctcccagtgtgggaataGCTTCAGTCAATTAGGAAACCTAAATAGACACCtacggattcacacaggggagaggccctaccagtgctcccagtgtgggaagagcttcattcGTTCAGCAAATCTAAAGGAGCACCAGCGgactcacacaggagagaggccctaccagtgctcccagtgtggaaaGAGTTTCAGTCGATTAGGACACCTAAAGAAGCACCAGAAAACTCACAAAAAGGaaaggccctaccagtgctctcaGTGTGGGAATAGTTTCAATCGATTAGCAAACTTAAAGAGACACCAGTGGATTCACAGAGGGGAGAAGccttaccagtgctcccagtgtgggaataGTTTCAATCGATTAGCAAACTTAAAGAGACACCAgtggattcacacaggggagaggccttaccagtgctcccagtgtgggaataGTTTCAGTCGATTAGGAACCCTAGAGAGACACAAGTGGATTCACAGAGGGGAGAAGCCTTatcagtgctcccagtgtgggaagaacTTCATTCGGTCAGCACAGCTGAAGATACACCAGCGGACTCACACAAGGGAAAGGCTCTACAAGTGCTCTcattgtgggaagagcttcgGTCGATTAGGACATCTAAAGCAACATCAGCAGACTCACACAGGGGAgaagccctaccagtgctctcagtgtgggaagagcttcagtcgaTTAGGACATCTAAAGCAACACCAGCCGACTCACACAGGGAAAAAGCCGTACCAGTGTTCCCAGTGTGGGATGAGCTACACTCGGTCAGAAACCCTGAAGAAGCATCAGCAGATTCACACAagggagaggccctaccagtgctcccagtgtgggaagagcttcactcGGTTAGCATACCTAAAGGAGCACAAGCAGACTCACACAGGGGAAAGACCCCACCAGTGTTCCCAATGTGGGATGAGCTTCCTTCGGTCAGGAACCCTAAAGAAGCATCAGCAGATTCACACAGGGGaaaggccctaccagtgctccgagtgtgggaagagctacACTCGGTTAGCATACCTAAAGGAGCACAAGCAGATTCACACAGGGGAAAGACCCCACCAGTGTTCCCAGTGTGGGATGAGCTTCCTTCGGTCAGGAACCCTAAAGAAGCATCAGCAGATTCACACAGGGGaaaggccctaccagtgctcccagtgtgggatgAGCTTCAGTCTTTTAGGAACCCTAAAGAGACACCAGTGGATTCACAAAGGGGAGAAGCCTTACCAGTGCtctcagtgtgggaagagcttcattcGGTCAGCACAGCTGAAGATACACCAGCGGACTCACACAGGGGAAAGGCTCTACCAGTGTTCCCAGCATGGGATGAGCTTCTCTCGGACAAAAGACCTAAAAACACATCAGCAGactcacacaggggagaggccctaccagtgctccagGTGTGGGAATAGCTTTAGTCATTTTGAATCCCTAAATAAACACCAGTGCATTCATGCAGGAAAGAGGCCCTACCATTGCTCCcattgtgggaagagcttcaggcTATTGGGAACCTTAAAGAGACACCAGcagattcacacaggggagcgGCCCTACCAGTGTACCCAGTGTGGTAAGAGGTTCCTTCGGTCAGGAGCCCTAAAGAAACATCAACTGATTCACACtggggagaggccctaccagtgctcccagtgtgggagaaGCTTCAGACTATTAGGAACCCTAAATATGCACCAGCGGACACACACAGGGCAGAGGCCCTACAAGTGCtctcagtgtgggaagagcttcagtcgaTTAGGACACCTAAAGGAGCACCAGCAGATCCACACAGGGGAAAGGCCCTACAAGtgttcccagtgtgggaagagcttcagtcgaTTAGGACACCTAAAGGGGCACCAGCAGATCCACACAGGGGAAAGGCCCTACAAGTGTTCCCAATGTGGGAAGAGTTTCTTTCGGTCAGGAGCCCTAAAGAAACATCAGCTGATTCACACtggggagaggccctaccagtgctccgagtgtgggaagagcttcagacTATTAGGAAACCTAAAGATGCACCAGCGGACACACACAGGgcagaggccctaccagtgctctcagtgtgggaagagcttcagtcgaTTAGGACATGTACAAAGGCACCAGCGGACTCACACAGTTGACAGTTTATCACAGTAA